The Paenalcaligenes faecalis genome has a window encoding:
- the yidC gene encoding membrane protein insertase YidC: MDIRRTILWMIFSFSLLLLWNNWQEHNGKPSLFANTPAAEEQANTSSTAAADPAVPQGIAPTSSTPDLPNPSSVSTASEITTVSTDVYKLSFDSIGAQLVKAELTQFASPDENTEHMLLLNNSAQSTYMAQTGVVNAPAGQSYPTHLTPFRLISNETVLNGDTLDVVFEATADQVRVIKTYTLTKGSYDIKVTHTIENQGEQTITPSVYLQLYRDGNSPSDSSKLYRTYTGPVVYSEADKFQKVDFSDIDKGKAKYTQSANNGWVGMVQHYFASAWVPANGVERKNELLRVADNLYAVRTIVPAGPIAAGQSQSLTADLWVGPQDQKAMSSVAKGLDLVVDYGWLTIISKPLFTILTWLHSLIGNWGWAIVMLTVLIKLAFYPLSAASYKSMAKMKQVTPRMQAIREKHAGDKVKQNQAMMELYRNEKINPLGGCLPMVIQIPVFIALYWVLLGSVEMRGAPWILWIHDLSARDPWMILPAIMMLTMFLQIKLNPTPPDPMQAKVMMIMPLVFGGMMFFFPAGLVLYWVVNNVLSIAQQQYINRKIANSEQAKKVG; encoded by the coding sequence ATGGACATTCGACGCACCATCCTTTGGATGATCTTTTCCTTTTCGCTCCTGCTACTTTGGAACAACTGGCAAGAGCACAACGGCAAACCCTCTTTGTTTGCTAACACGCCAGCCGCTGAAGAGCAGGCTAATACGTCTTCAACAGCTGCAGCTGACCCGGCTGTTCCTCAAGGAATCGCTCCGACCTCAAGCACCCCTGACCTACCTAACCCTAGTTCAGTCAGCACCGCCTCTGAGATCACTACAGTCAGTACCGATGTATACAAACTGAGCTTTGATAGCATAGGCGCTCAACTCGTTAAGGCCGAATTAACTCAATTTGCCTCCCCTGACGAAAATACTGAGCACATGCTGCTTTTGAATAATTCAGCACAATCGACCTATATGGCTCAAACCGGTGTAGTGAATGCTCCGGCAGGTCAATCTTACCCTACACATCTAACCCCTTTCCGTTTGATCTCCAATGAGACAGTACTGAACGGTGATACCTTAGATGTCGTGTTTGAAGCTACCGCTGACCAGGTTCGAGTCATCAAGACCTACACCCTAACAAAGGGCAGCTACGACATTAAAGTAACGCACACCATCGAAAACCAAGGTGAGCAAACCATTACTCCTTCTGTCTATCTACAGCTGTATCGTGATGGAAACAGCCCCTCGGACTCGTCTAAGCTATACCGTACCTATACAGGTCCAGTCGTCTATTCCGAGGCTGATAAATTTCAAAAAGTCGACTTCTCTGACATAGACAAAGGTAAAGCAAAATACACACAGTCCGCGAATAACGGCTGGGTCGGCATGGTGCAGCACTACTTTGCTAGCGCATGGGTGCCAGCAAATGGGGTCGAACGTAAAAACGAACTTCTACGTGTTGCCGATAATTTATACGCCGTTCGTACGATTGTGCCAGCAGGCCCTATTGCCGCAGGCCAATCTCAATCCTTAACCGCTGACTTATGGGTTGGTCCTCAAGATCAAAAAGCCATGAGCTCCGTTGCCAAAGGCCTTGATTTGGTCGTTGATTATGGCTGGCTAACCATTATCTCCAAACCCCTATTCACTATCTTGACATGGTTACACAGCTTGATTGGTAACTGGGGTTGGGCCATTGTAATGCTAACCGTTTTAATCAAATTAGCTTTCTACCCCTTGTCTGCTGCTAGCTACAAGTCAATGGCTAAAATGAAGCAAGTTACTCCTCGTATGCAAGCCATTCGAGAGAAACATGCGGGTGACAAAGTAAAGCAAAACCAAGCCATGATGGAACTGTACCGCAATGAGAAAATTAACCCATTAGGTGGCTGTTTACCTATGGTTATTCAAATTCCGGTCTTTATCGCTCTGTACTGGGTCTTACTGGGTAGTGTCGAAATGCGCGGAGCTCCATGGATTTTATGGATCCACGACTTATCTGCTCGCGATCCATGGATGATTTTACCAGCGATAATGATGCTCACCATGTTCTTGCAGATCAAATTGAACCCCACTCCTCCAGATCCAATGCAAGCTAAGGTCATGATGATTATGCCACTTGTTTTTGGTGGAATGATGTTCTTCTTCCCTGCCGGTTTAGTGCTTTACTGGGTAGTAAACAACGTGTTGTCCATTGCTCAACAGCAATACATCAACCGTAAAATAGCCAACTCAGAACAAGCGAAAAAAGTCGGTTAA
- a CDS encoding catalase: protein MTKKSTITTAAGRPVSHNNNSMTAGPRGPVLMQDTWLLEKLAHFNRERIPERVVHAKGAGAFGTFTVTHDISQYSCADVFKMGKKTPLLARFSTVAGEAGAADAERDVRGFSFKFYTDEGNWDMVGNNTPVFFIRDPLKFPDFIHTQKREPHTHLRNMNAAWDFWSLSPESLHQVTILMSDRGLPKNFRQIHGFGSHTYSLINAQGVRHWVKFHFKSQQGIANYTNEEAEKVVGSDRESAIRDLYENIEANNFPRWNLRIQVMSEEQALNYHLNPFDLTKVWPHGDFPLIDVGVVELNQNPDNYFAQVEQAAFSPANIVPGIGYSPDRMLQGRLFAYGDTQRYRLGINHNQIPVNAPRCPFHNSFHRDGAMRVDDNQGNKPNYEPNSTNTWQESHYQEPPLALDGKAAEHWDHREDNDYYSQPGDLFRLMNADQQQQLFNNIAAAMEGVADAIIERQLQHFHLADPAYAQGVRHALAKRNA, encoded by the coding sequence ATGACAAAAAAATCCACTATTACTACTGCTGCAGGCAGACCTGTAAGCCACAATAACAACTCAATGACGGCAGGCCCCCGAGGGCCAGTGTTAATGCAAGACACTTGGCTACTGGAAAAACTCGCTCACTTCAACCGTGAGCGTATTCCAGAGCGAGTCGTACATGCCAAGGGCGCAGGGGCGTTTGGTACATTTACCGTCACCCATGACATTAGCCAATACAGCTGTGCTGACGTATTTAAAATGGGCAAAAAAACTCCTTTATTAGCCCGTTTTTCTACGGTTGCAGGCGAGGCGGGTGCGGCTGATGCCGAGCGTGATGTACGTGGTTTTTCTTTTAAATTTTATACTGACGAAGGCAACTGGGATATGGTGGGAAATAACACCCCAGTCTTCTTTATCCGTGATCCTCTAAAGTTCCCTGACTTTATTCACACTCAAAAACGGGAGCCTCATACTCATTTACGTAATATGAATGCAGCATGGGATTTTTGGTCACTTAGTCCTGAATCATTACACCAAGTCACTATCCTAATGAGTGATCGAGGTCTACCCAAAAACTTCCGCCAAATTCATGGTTTTGGCTCACACACATACAGCCTAATCAATGCTCAAGGAGTACGTCACTGGGTTAAATTTCACTTTAAATCCCAGCAAGGCATTGCGAATTACACCAACGAAGAGGCTGAAAAGGTGGTGGGATCAGACCGAGAAAGTGCTATTCGTGACTTATATGAAAACATCGAAGCCAACAATTTCCCACGTTGGAATCTACGCATTCAGGTCATGAGCGAAGAGCAAGCCTTGAACTACCATCTAAACCCCTTTGACTTAACCAAAGTATGGCCTCATGGTGACTTTCCTTTAATTGATGTAGGGGTTGTGGAGCTCAACCAAAACCCTGATAACTACTTTGCTCAAGTCGAACAAGCCGCATTCTCGCCTGCAAATATCGTACCTGGTATCGGCTATTCCCCGGACCGAATGCTACAAGGTCGTTTGTTTGCTTATGGCGATACACAACGCTACCGTTTGGGTATCAATCACAATCAAATTCCAGTCAATGCCCCCCGCTGCCCTTTCCACAACAGCTTTCATCGTGATGGGGCCATGCGTGTTGATGACAATCAGGGCAACAAGCCTAACTATGAGCCTAATAGTACAAATACATGGCAAGAATCTCATTACCAAGAGCCTCCTTTAGCTTTAGATGGCAAAGCCGCAGAGCACTGGGATCACAGAGAAGACAACGACTATTATTCACAACCAGGGGATCTATTTCGACTCATGAACGCAGATCAGCAACAGCAACTATTTAATAATATTGCTGCAGCCATGGAAGGGGTAGCAGATGCTATTATTGAGCGTCAACTCCAACACTTTCACCTAGCAGATCCTGCCTACGCCCAAGGGGTACGCCACGCGCTTGCTAAACGCAACGCCTAA
- the mnmE gene encoding tRNA uridine-5-carboxymethylaminomethyl(34) synthesis GTPase MnmE, whose amino-acid sequence MSAITSYPIAAITTAPGRGGIGIVRISGPDLSGFIHSFFAQELRPRHAHFLAFLDADGQAIDEGIALYFKGPNSYTGEDILELQGHGGTAVLRRVLNRCFEVGAAFDLRHAAPGEFTQRAFLNDRLDLAQAEAVADLIDASSEAAAKGAMASLSGAFSQQINNLADKIIHLRMLVEATLDFPEEEIDFLEKYQAADQLRHIDGQLQQLRLLAKQGQVMRDGLHVVLAGQPNVGKSSLLNALAGDDIAIVTDIAGTTRDRVTQLIHIEGIPIHIVDTAGLRETDDTVESIGIQRSWQEIAKANVILHLLDGRQPDDNSDHDIMERLPKHTPTLQIFNKCDLLSADQQNALPNDNKNHLQISAQTGMGLDELRQRLLQIAGWSANAESPWLARERHLHALERCNDHLKMAQFHAKHDDQILDLFAEELRLAHNELCEITGVFTSDDLLGEIFSSFCIGK is encoded by the coding sequence ATGAGCGCAATCACGTCTTATCCTATCGCTGCCATTACCACCGCCCCTGGTCGCGGTGGTATTGGTATAGTTCGTATTTCTGGCCCAGATCTCAGCGGCTTTATCCACTCTTTCTTTGCCCAAGAACTACGTCCCCGCCATGCCCATTTTTTAGCCTTTCTTGATGCTGACGGCCAAGCCATCGACGAGGGGATTGCGCTGTATTTTAAAGGGCCAAATTCTTATACCGGCGAAGACATTCTAGAACTACAAGGTCACGGAGGCACAGCCGTTCTACGACGTGTTTTAAACCGATGCTTTGAGGTCGGAGCCGCATTTGACCTACGCCACGCCGCTCCCGGTGAATTCACACAGCGCGCCTTTCTCAATGACCGTCTTGACTTAGCTCAGGCAGAGGCCGTTGCTGACTTAATTGACGCCTCCTCAGAGGCTGCTGCCAAAGGGGCTATGGCTTCATTAAGCGGTGCTTTTTCTCAACAAATCAATAACTTAGCAGATAAAATTATTCATTTACGGATGCTGGTAGAGGCAACGCTTGATTTTCCCGAAGAGGAAATTGATTTTCTAGAAAAATACCAAGCGGCAGATCAATTACGTCATATTGATGGACAACTTCAGCAGTTACGCCTTTTAGCTAAACAAGGCCAAGTCATGCGTGACGGACTGCATGTGGTCTTAGCAGGACAACCGAATGTAGGTAAATCCAGCTTACTTAATGCTTTAGCCGGGGATGATATTGCAATTGTGACAGACATCGCGGGGACCACTAGAGACCGAGTCACACAATTAATTCATATCGAAGGCATTCCTATTCATATCGTGGATACGGCAGGTTTGCGTGAAACCGACGACACCGTCGAAAGTATTGGTATACAACGTAGCTGGCAAGAGATTGCTAAAGCAAACGTGATCTTGCATTTATTGGATGGACGGCAACCTGATGACAACTCAGACCATGACATTATGGAACGTTTGCCTAAACACACTCCTACCCTGCAGATATTTAATAAATGTGACCTATTAAGCGCAGACCAACAAAACGCACTACCAAACGATAATAAGAATCATTTACAAATATCTGCACAAACAGGGATGGGTTTAGATGAGTTACGTCAACGCCTACTCCAGATAGCAGGTTGGTCAGCTAATGCAGAGTCTCCGTGGCTTGCTCGTGAACGACACTTGCACGCACTCGAGCGTTGTAACGATCACCTTAAAATGGCACAGTTCCACGCTAAACATGATGATCAGATCTTAGATCTATTCGCCGAAGAACTACGACTTGCTCATAATGAGCTTTGTGAAATTACTGGCGTATTTACCAGTGATGACCTACTTGGGGAAATTTTCTCTAGTTTTTGCATAGGGAAGTAA